A genomic window from Bdellovibrio sp. SKB1291214 includes:
- a CDS encoding fimbria/pilus outer membrane usher protein yields the protein MRSLLAAVILFVSALASAAGVRPDLPKPYLMAPVILDSREMVQVWVFPRDSHKEFMVEAGPLLDALKRTLKDGNFKIVKSLVQPKGVLSLANLDAAGLKPVWNEANLELVLNIPLNYRKAKDLSVTYIEVDENRYYRPDAHSGYLNFRASQPYQHGESIAGGKLPLVGRFDLVENVQGFVLEAGTEYQEHADYSWNRQDTRIRTDDETNMIRYTLGDLSTYSRGFQAAPSLGGLSFSREFSIQPYRTLRPISRTEIEIKRPSLVEVYVNGLLTSQQRLGPGRFNVRDFPTAIGLSDVRIKVRDDLGQEETYDFSLLFENSVLNEGTQEFSYNFGSPWGQSQGDRNYSNEGIFSSLFHRWGVTDKITLGVNFQNYLDKTMPGIEYTQIAEWGLLSLDSAYGTANGLGGWGNRLTYRSLDRMYGYNVPFVAAAEVQVRDPEFQQPVAIDVLQANILRRYDLQLSTAFGLGGIWGVGGSYEAVPAGSPDRRFYRTNLSYPINISNRIEFSIVREVSDHQEDRGLISYFWSEPAGRYSVSAYHETLTKSTTATVNRNNFYNYDDVRASASIQRLNDSTNGTLYAEYLTQPASYRLDQFSTSTNGQSINTTTVGISTAFAWVGNRGAFSQPITDSFILIASDNFPKGSEMLINPMGTKGEAQLGPRSSAVLKDRTSYYRYMVNLDSTSLPTGYLLDKEYYGAMPTYKSGILIETTMNRKVMVKGRLIMNDQSPLALVAGDVVNEQGQLVDNTFFTNRNGQFVIEGLAPGKYKVMTDRPDLSGFEIMVTDDPSNSVNVGDIVVTKEAR from the coding sequence TTGAGATCGCTACTGGCGGCAGTTATCTTATTTGTTTCGGCACTAGCCTCTGCAGCAGGGGTGCGCCCTGATTTGCCAAAACCTTACTTAATGGCACCCGTGATTTTGGACAGCCGTGAGATGGTTCAGGTATGGGTTTTCCCCAGAGATTCCCACAAAGAATTTATGGTTGAGGCGGGTCCTTTATTAGACGCTCTAAAAAGAACCCTTAAGGATGGAAATTTTAAAATCGTCAAATCTCTTGTTCAACCTAAGGGCGTTCTAAGTTTGGCAAATTTGGATGCCGCCGGTTTAAAGCCCGTCTGGAATGAGGCCAATCTAGAATTGGTTTTAAATATCCCGTTAAATTATCGAAAAGCCAAAGACCTCAGTGTTACCTATATCGAGGTGGATGAAAACAGATACTATCGACCTGATGCTCATAGCGGTTATTTGAACTTCCGTGCAAGCCAACCGTATCAGCATGGTGAGAGTATTGCAGGCGGAAAACTGCCCTTGGTGGGACGTTTTGATTTGGTTGAAAATGTTCAAGGCTTTGTTTTAGAAGCGGGCACTGAATATCAGGAGCACGCTGACTATTCTTGGAATCGTCAAGACACGCGGATAAGAACGGATGATGAAACGAATATGATTCGCTACACGCTGGGCGATCTATCCACGTATTCACGCGGGTTTCAGGCGGCACCCTCTTTGGGTGGTTTATCTTTCAGCCGCGAATTTTCTATTCAACCGTATCGAACTCTTCGCCCCATCAGTCGAACCGAAATTGAAATAAAAAGGCCATCCCTTGTTGAAGTGTATGTGAATGGACTTCTGACAAGCCAACAACGTTTGGGACCCGGCAGGTTCAATGTGCGTGATTTCCCAACGGCAATTGGACTAAGTGATGTCAGAATCAAAGTACGAGATGATTTGGGACAGGAAGAGACCTATGATTTTTCTCTGTTGTTTGAAAATTCAGTCTTGAATGAAGGCACCCAAGAATTCTCTTATAACTTTGGTAGTCCGTGGGGGCAGTCGCAGGGCGATCGCAACTATTCTAATGAGGGAATATTTTCTTCCTTATTCCATCGGTGGGGCGTGACTGACAAAATAACATTGGGAGTGAATTTTCAAAACTACCTAGATAAAACCATGCCTGGAATTGAATACACTCAGATTGCTGAATGGGGTTTGCTGTCTTTGGATTCTGCCTACGGGACTGCGAATGGCTTAGGTGGTTGGGGAAATCGTTTAACATACAGAAGTTTAGATCGCATGTACGGTTATAACGTTCCTTTTGTCGCTGCTGCCGAAGTTCAAGTGCGTGATCCTGAATTCCAGCAACCTGTCGCCATTGATGTACTACAGGCAAATATTCTAAGACGCTATGATCTGCAGCTTTCAACAGCATTCGGACTTGGCGGGATTTGGGGTGTCGGTGGAAGTTATGAAGCCGTGCCTGCTGGGTCACCTGATCGCAGATTTTATCGGACGAATTTAAGTTACCCGATTAATATTTCCAACCGTATCGAGTTTTCTATAGTGCGCGAAGTTTCAGATCATCAAGAAGATCGCGGATTGATAAGCTATTTTTGGTCTGAGCCGGCGGGACGTTACAGTGTCAGTGCCTATCATGAGACCTTAACGAAAAGCACGACGGCAACGGTAAATCGTAATAATTTTTATAACTATGACGATGTCAGGGCTTCAGCATCTATACAACGTCTGAATGACAGTACCAATGGCACTCTGTACGCGGAATACTTGACTCAGCCTGCCAGCTATCGCTTGGATCAATTCTCGACCTCTACCAATGGACAAAGTATAAATACTACGACGGTCGGGATTTCTACAGCCTTTGCTTGGGTTGGAAACCGGGGAGCTTTTTCTCAGCCCATCACGGATTCATTCATCTTGATCGCCTCCGACAACTTTCCAAAGGGCAGCGAAATGTTGATAAATCCCATGGGCACAAAGGGTGAAGCTCAGCTTGGACCTCGCAGCAGCGCCGTCTTAAAAGATCGCACGTCGTACTATCGCTATATGGTTAATCTGGATTCGACCTCTCTGCCAACGGGCTACCTATTGGATAAAGAGTACTATGGTGCTATGCCGACATATAAAAGCGGTATCTTAATTGAGACTACGATGAACCGTAAAGTCATGGTGAAGGGTCGTTTGATCATGAACGATCAATCACCGCTAGCACTGGTTGCAGGGGATGTAGTCAATGAACAAGGCCAGCTTGTAGACAATACGTTCTTTACGAACCGCAACGGTCAGTTTGTAATCGAAGGTCTGGCTCCTGGTAAATATAAAGTCATGACGGATCGTCCAGACCTATCAGGTTTCGAAATCATGGTTACCGATGATCCAAGTAACTCTGTGAACGTAGGTGACATTGTCGTCACCAAGGAGGCGCGATGA
- a CDS encoding molecular chaperone yields the protein MKFFAAISTVLFSFPVFAFRLDPMVVNFAPSGKLATQVVTLDNPSNDKIPVQVEVVTRDEKSGTEKREKTTDFTIYPEQVVLLPREKRNVRITFTGKSPKEEKSYRIIATQLPVELKETNAKAAKKTGANVTFMLQYVASAYVTPKDATPDVKVKEVKVTSPKNISVTLSNDGNAHKIVYVKSFKVSEKGKVVEEVSKPQGIEGTNFLAKTQKTVAVPLTKALKGHDATVAIEFAESAD from the coding sequence ATGAAGTTCTTTGCAGCAATCTCCACAGTCCTTTTTTCCTTTCCAGTATTCGCTTTCCGCTTAGATCCGATGGTGGTGAACTTTGCGCCTTCGGGAAAACTTGCGACCCAAGTTGTGACATTGGATAACCCTTCCAACGACAAAATTCCTGTTCAGGTCGAAGTGGTGACTCGCGATGAAAAATCAGGAACGGAAAAGCGGGAAAAGACCACGGATTTCACGATCTATCCAGAACAAGTCGTGCTACTTCCTCGTGAAAAAAGAAACGTGCGAATTACCTTTACTGGTAAATCTCCTAAAGAGGAAAAATCTTATAGAATTATTGCCACTCAGCTTCCAGTGGAGTTGAAAGAAACAAATGCAAAGGCTGCCAAGAAAACCGGAGCCAATGTTACGTTCATGTTGCAATATGTGGCCTCGGCTTACGTGACCCCCAAGGATGCAACCCCGGATGTGAAGGTCAAAGAGGTGAAAGTAACATCCCCGAAAAACATTTCTGTGACTCTTTCAAATGATGGAAATGCGCACAAAATCGTTTATGTAAAATCTTTTAAAGTTTCAGAAAAAGGAAAAGTCGTTGAAGAGGTGTCCAAACCTCAAGGGATTGAAGGCACGAACTTTCTTGCGAAAACACAAAAGACTGTTGCAGTTCCTCTGACAAAAGCTCTTAAGGGTCATGACGCCACAGTCGCTATCGAGTTTGCGGAGTCCGCTGATTGA
- a CDS encoding ATP-binding protein codes for MKKYERAIDHELTQRLTGNAREVEIMLNDYRTTLQQRRERYLRDPSLTYHLSMGDGATVRSVANTWIRTDDTSSLTFFNREGRMLASVFKDDKGVVRSFMPGQDAVFLSAKYMAEVKEKQEVGVAEYSDARKLNLIVITQVNNGAGRLIGYMEQVIDVNQAYLTKIKNRLKVELILFKDNGDMVAASHPDFYLYKKGFFKDYFHPQKDLFFDLNVRGNPYGFLVYPIDWGISKFYMALGASKSESAAVLRNVNIAFMTVVGAVVMLLILTILVTSSWVLKPLYDLVDALQSFESQEQAVTIPVKNDTEIGLLTESFNEMSKKIWTARSDLRKKITELESANRELKDTQTKLVHSAKMVSLGQLVAGVAHELNNPIGFIYSNMTYLRDYGDKLIKLVETAEKDVTKLPDLKEEYEFDYIVKDMPKLISSCQDGARRTRDIVLGLRNFSRLEEAKLQEIDLHQSLDTTLNLLQGEIKGRVEIHRQYEPTPHIHCYASQINQVFMNILSNAVQAIDGPGHVWISTMPLKDYKAKDSKNKSGWVQISIQDSGKGMSAETIDKIFDPFFTTKGVGQGTGLGLSISYGIVQNHGGEVQVRSEVGVGTEFIVILPVYPPVQEKNTQLTS; via the coding sequence ATGAAAAAATACGAACGGGCCATCGACCATGAGTTGACTCAGCGTTTGACAGGAAATGCACGTGAAGTAGAAATCATGCTGAATGACTACCGCACGACTTTGCAACAACGTCGCGAACGTTATCTGCGTGATCCAAGTCTTACTTACCACTTATCCATGGGTGACGGTGCCACAGTTCGCAGCGTTGCAAACACATGGATTAGAACAGATGACACTTCTAGTTTGACGTTCTTTAATCGAGAAGGCCGTATGCTTGCATCGGTCTTCAAAGACGACAAGGGTGTTGTTCGCAGCTTTATGCCAGGACAAGACGCGGTCTTTCTGTCAGCGAAATACATGGCTGAAGTTAAGGAAAAGCAAGAGGTCGGTGTTGCTGAATATAGTGATGCTCGCAAATTGAATTTGATCGTTATTACCCAGGTAAATAATGGTGCGGGGCGATTGATCGGTTACATGGAGCAAGTCATTGATGTTAATCAGGCTTATCTCACGAAAATTAAAAATCGACTTAAAGTAGAGTTGATCCTTTTCAAAGACAACGGTGACATGGTGGCAGCAAGCCATCCGGATTTCTATCTTTATAAAAAAGGTTTCTTTAAAGATTATTTCCATCCTCAAAAAGATCTTTTCTTTGATTTAAATGTGCGTGGAAATCCTTATGGATTTTTGGTTTATCCTATTGATTGGGGCATTTCAAAATTCTATATGGCACTGGGTGCTTCTAAAAGTGAATCAGCGGCGGTCCTTCGCAACGTCAACATCGCTTTTATGACGGTGGTAGGCGCTGTTGTGATGTTATTGATTTTAACGATTCTGGTAACATCAAGTTGGGTTCTAAAGCCGCTATATGATCTGGTAGATGCTCTTCAATCTTTCGAGTCTCAAGAACAAGCTGTCACAATTCCGGTTAAGAATGACACCGAGATTGGTCTATTGACAGAGAGTTTCAACGAGATGAGTAAGAAGATTTGGACGGCTCGTTCTGATCTTAGGAAAAAAATCACTGAGCTTGAATCTGCCAATCGCGAACTGAAAGACACTCAAACAAAATTAGTTCACTCTGCAAAGATGGTAAGCCTTGGTCAATTGGTTGCTGGTGTTGCACATGAGTTAAATAATCCAATTGGTTTTATTTACTCGAATATGACTTATCTACGGGATTATGGCGATAAGCTCATCAAACTTGTCGAAACCGCAGAGAAAGACGTCACAAAACTTCCTGATCTTAAGGAAGAGTACGAGTTTGATTACATCGTGAAAGACATGCCTAAGCTTATTTCATCTTGTCAGGATGGCGCACGCCGTACGCGTGATATTGTCCTAGGGCTGCGTAATTTCTCTCGCTTAGAAGAAGCGAAACTGCAAGAGATCGATTTACATCAAAGTTTGGATACGACTTTGAATCTTCTTCAAGGGGAGATCAAGGGGCGCGTGGAAATTCATCGTCAGTACGAGCCGACACCCCATATTCATTGTTATGCTAGTCAGATCAATCAAGTCTTCATGAACATTTTGTCAAATGCCGTGCAAGCGATCGATGGTCCTGGACACGTATGGATATCGACAATGCCCTTAAAAGACTACAAAGCTAAAGACAGCAAAAACAAATCGGGGTGGGTGCAGATCTCAATTCAAGACAGTGGAAAAGGCATGAGTGCTGAGACCATTGATAAAATTTTTGATCCTTTTTTCACGACCAAAGGCGTGGGACAAGGAACTGGATTGGGCTTGAGCATCTCTTATGGAATCGTGCAAAATCACGGTGGTGAGGTCCAGGTTAGGTCTGAAGTGGGTGTAGGGACTGAGTTTATCGTGATTCTGCCGGTATACCCTCCCGTACAAGAGAAAAATACACAACTAACGTCCTAA